The following is a genomic window from Bombus fervidus isolate BK054 chromosome 15, iyBomFerv1, whole genome shotgun sequence.
TTCAAATCTTGTCTTTGTCTTTTTGTCATTAAAGCACAATGTCTCTCGAtgaagtaattaattttatatttaattaaaataacataaaatattgtaattaaacaatattttgtcATAATTGCTTACTGGTTGCTTGAATTCTTGTAcatactttgaatttttccacaatttcattaaaaacagaaatgaaaattattcttttattcttgtatattttttgtcAGAGATTTAACAAGGCTGCTGAGGAGGTGAAGGAATTGCGTGCTCCAGCTTCAGATGCTGACTTGCTTGAACTATACTCACTTTACAAACAAGCTACAGTTGGAGATTGCAACACAAGTATGTAAAACAACTTGTGATCATTTAGTATTACTTAATATACTTTGGCTGAAAACTTTTTGAtctatttgtataaatatgttaGAAAGGATCTTGAATAGATCTccaaaattataatatgattACGTTACTTGATGCAACAAGTTAAAgttgatatttattgtaatactaaaattatataactacACTTTTGTTCTGTGGTCTTCTTAATTTGCAATTTCAATTGCACAGCGAATGTTAATAGAAAATGATGAGATGTTTTTATGTGATTTCAAACTTGTTGAATTCTAATGAGAATTCTGTGACATCGGTAGTACTATTTTTTTCCAAggaagattttaatttttctagcCAGGCCAGGCATGCTAGATTTCAGAGGCAAAGCCAAGTGGGATGCTTGGGACAAAAGGAAGGGCATGAGTCAAGATGCTGCGAAAGAACAATACATTCAGAAAGTGGAAGAACTGATATCCGTTATTGGGAAgaagtaatttataatactGAACATTTATTCAAGCATTTTTaccaaattttttcttttttatatacttataaatGTGCAATGTATTGATTGTCTTTGATACCAAGGTAGTTGCAAAAATGGTAGAATACATTTTGAACTAATCTTTTTGATATTTGAGAAAACAATTCAATTGTCTATGCTGGGTATGGACAAGAATTGTTGTAAAAAATCATGTTATCTAAAAGGAATTGATATATCGAATTAATGAATCAATATTCTTGTGGTAGCTGAATTTATTTTGCTATCACTGATTAGCTATTTACAACGTCGATGCTGTTGACTTGCGAGGAGTCAATACATGTACTATATTCACTCACCGACATGCAACTGTTAACATATTTATCTTTCGAATACATATACACGAGTTTTAATACCACATCGAAGCGTATAAcggtgaaaatataaaaaaagaagtaatCCTCCCTTCGTTTTGGATAACTTCTACATTTCTCGCCTATTttctttgtataaatatcgatttataaatgaatctcaatgtatgaatattataaatatcagtAAAGCTGAGAAAAGATCAAAATAAAGTGGTAAATACTTTGTTATAATTTGACGTTTTATACTAGTATCCGACCTTGAGATAAGTGTTGTCACAAACAAAAAGAGAGAACATCAGAGACGAGACATAGTGTTGGATATCGATAGAGAGTAATGAAATATACTACCATACATTAatgatgtatttttttttcttcacgttaagttttaacatttttttccttATTATATACACATACGCATGAAATTAACTAacataaacaaatataattacgaCACATAAATTGCTTgtgaagaaatatttctgcaACAGAAAAACTTAGCCCTGTATACGTTTCAATTCTTTTCTCACGAATCGATtacaaagaaaaacaaaaggaaCATATTTCTTTCATCATGAATGCTTCACCGCGAGTAGAGAAcaaacgaaggaaaagatCCATTATAGCAAACTTTctcgtaatacaattttatcctTTAAGAACAATTGTTACGGCTGCAAGTCCATAGTGATGTCCTAAACGAATATACGCGTAATGAAATTCATCCTCGTGTGTACGTGTCTgttttaacaatttaaattcGATCAAACTCAGTCGAAGTTTCTGTGTGTATGTATGCTCGAAATTCGCGCGGCTTacttacaaataaaaatctagCAATTATATAACTTACGACATAGTAAATTAATTGTCTAAGGAATCTAGGATAAGCGAAACTTACCGTATTAAACATAACACGCCAGACTTTAAACGGAAACGACGCGCTATCTAAAAAACGTAACAGAATGTTCTGTAGTAACAACATCCCTGTGTTTCTTCGCAGAAAGAAGggccttctttttttctctctctttctctctctctctctctcactctctctctctcaacaGCGAACGAGAATCAATTAAACATGCCACTTTCGATGCAAAATCTTACAATGAATTTTGcaacgaatttttttttttatttattgatcaAATCGAACAATTGTGATCAGTCAATGCTAATTCACGAAGactgtttcttcatttttttaatccCGATTATTTAGACAATAGCAAAAGCGACGTTGCGAGAaatgatataatttacaacatcAGTTCCATAAATGAtacacgtacgtacgtatataatgtatgtttatgtatgtatgtttaattcgaaaaaaagaataaaacgaagagactaaaatgaaaaagatacggacaaaaaaaaaaacgaatgaGAGAAGGCTGCAAAAGTGTTGCCTCTATTTTCTCTTACTCTTATCGTGCTTCTTAGTGAGAAGTGGATGATGGTGCGTCTTTATTCTGCTAGCCTTCTGATGGTCACCATGGACTGTTCTCGAGTTCTGGCCAGCCATCGAGATATCGCTGGCATTGTCGGTCAGCTGGCGACTAGTCGATGACTCGTCAAACCTGGTAAAACAGAGAAGGTGACGGGAACAAAAGCTCAAATAGCATTTGTCGCGGCTGTGTTTTGTTTAAGTGTTAGTTTTTCCAAATTAAGCAAGTTTTCCTGCTTTCTTTGTTTTAAACGGGCTCGATCGCTCGAGCTTAGAGATCCAATCACTGTCATCGAATTTCGTCGAGTAATCGCTGTTTCTCAAAATCTCActgctctttttcttttttaaagtgataaatatatatatatatatatgtaatgtattTTATCGTTCTCTTGTTGTACAATGTGTGTGGAGAAGTACGTCGACCAGCGGCACTACTAcatttaaacaatattttctaacaGAATATTTCAACAATAAAACGAAGAAGTAAATTAATGAAGAGATGATCTAAATAAGAGACACAAGAACATTTTGAATTGTTAAATTAGCCGCGGTGACGATTAtgctctcttttctttcattttttaatattcatatcaGGTAGATAGGTAGCAGGAACATAACATCTCGGTAGAGCGCAGAAATATTACTCGCAAACGTGACACGACGACAGGAATTTCTCAATTGCCGAGCGGAGATCGAGCGAACGTTCTTGATAGAGAACTGATTTAACTGTACGTTATTGATTGTGGCACGCCGTTCACCGTCTTCGACTTTAGTACATCATTCTCGTACGACATTATTGTTTCCTTTCCATTTTCGAAAACCCTGGAACACAGATACAAATCGTTATCGTTTCTGTACATCTTGCAGGTAATACaacaaaattatatcgaaGATCTCAGGttgttttacaaatataagtGACGTCTCATGTCTTGTCTTATAGGATCACCTACATACGATTTAATATCTATGATAAATTCTTTGAAGAACTCTTTTGTACGATGTATTATTGTTCTTACTTTTTGGTGGTGATCTTTTTGCCGTTAATAAATCGAGTTGAAGTACTTGTCCGTTTCACAGCACCTCCACCGCTGGCTCCACCGAAACTCGTAAACGCATTGAACGAGGTGAAGTTCCCTGACGAACCTTCAAACAAGTTGTTGAATGGTGAGAAACCAAAGTGAGAAACTCCTAACGGGCCAAAGAATGACGTGCTAATGCTGTTACTGCTTGGATGACTATGCCTGTTGGGTCCGAGGCGTACACCGACTTCAGTAAGGTCTTTGGGACAATTAAAACACCAGTTAATCACATGGTTCTTACTACTATTTAAACATCTATTATTCGATTAATTACTTGAATATGTTTTTATCATTCAGTGGATAAGGTAAATGCATACTTATTTGCGTgctcaaatatttcattctatgTGTCTCAGGGTATATGTCGTTGGTACTACACAGATTCACCGATCACAGACTAGCAGGATGGGTTTACTTACCAGAGAACAGGTCCTCGAAAGAAGTACCACCAAAGAATTCTTTAAATACTTCCTCAGGGTCTCTAAACATAAAGGTACCAGTGAAGTGTGGGTCGAAGTCGTCCTTATGTCGCCTTTTACCACCGGGCATTTGAAGTCCTTCCTTTCCATATTGATCGTAAacccttcttttcttttctgaaAAGCATATAAAACAATAAGCGATTATtactaattgtaaaataaaagttgaagGCAAATTGCTTGGTTTTATTTGCTCCAAATTCCAAGAAGCAAGTACTGCAAGGCTTGTCAGGTTAGTAGAATACGCTGAATGATTTGTAACATCAATCTGAGGTCGTCCACCGCAAGAGCAAAATCATTAAAGAGTAAACGATCTCGGGAATCGTGGATGAATGAAATGAACGTAGACAGCCTTCGAAGAATTTGTGAAAACTTTAAGAGAtcaaataattccaatattAAAAACTGTTTCTTAATATAAATACGATGGAACGGCTCAGTTCTTCGAAGATCTGCCTTTCTTAAGTGGAAATTATTGGTAGTAACTTGATCGTTGTTGTGTTTTCAATCAGTCGAGCAATGGCAAAATTGTTAGAAATGCGGTAAGATTACAGGCAATATTATCTGCGTTTACGGCGACTCatacaaagagaaaaaagtatCTTTCGAGTTTTCCACAAGGACTCGTAGAGAAACTGGTCAGGAAAACCTATTAGAGATTCCTGAGTCCTACGAGTTCGAGTAAGGAATGACTCTTTTAAGGCGAATGAGGGATTAGGGTACCTGACATATGCTGAATTTTTCGTCAGTAAAACATTTGCTATGcctcaaataatatttctattctttgTTTATGTtccgttaaaaaaataaaagaaaagtgaaagagaaaaaaagacaaaatcaaattcaaaataaacaataaaaataaaataaaataaaactgaaagaaaacgaaggaaaatgtTTGGCCACTCTCAAAGTCTTTTTTCTCTTAAGTGGTACCGAAATATCGCTGGAAAGGAGAGTCAAAGAAACTCCGGTAGGTGAATCCACGGCCGGGCCTCGAGGATGCCTTCTGATACAATCGTTGGTCGTAGGTTCGTCTCTTCGCATCTGGACATCGAGCACGGTCACGAGAGATTGACCGGAAACAAACATTTCTGATtgaatttctcttttacttCCTCCCACGTATGTCGACACGACAGGGTCTGTCAGTTGTCGCAGCGATGCTTCGGCTAAAGagttgctctctctctctgttcaaGCCTGACTCGATTCTCGAGTTTCAACAACGTAATGTTTCGATCGCTCTTTTTACTAAATACAGCAGAAAGTTAACAAAAAGTTAAACTTCAAActtaaaaacataaaaacgAAATGGAACTTGCAAAGAAACTCAAGAATCAGAGTTTCGGAACTGCGAGTACTCATTCGCAACCCTATTTCTCGTGCAATATTCTAGGATAAATTACTGTCAGAATATCATTTGTCGAATTGATTAAGTTGTAATATTATTGTTGGATAACGATTAATTCTCGCAGCTCCTCCTCTTTGCTAGTATCAAGTGCTGGTTATGAAACAGTCATTCATAAGGGAGAATCGATTCGTTCTAGATTGAACTGCTGGCTCCCAGAATAAGTTGTACTACTTGGAGACCGCTCGAAAGAGAAGGCTCATGCGAAATTCGGCTTTGCTGACAAGCAGGAGCTGCCGTCGTTCGTCTCCCGTTGGCATCGTGACGCTCTCTTTTCGTTACTAAAGCTAGCTCTAGCGTCGATTAATCGAAGCCGTAGAGAGACAGAGTCATAATTAGAACTATTATCATTTAGATAAAACGATTTAGAAAAATCTTCAGGTTGAAGACGATCGATTCTTCGGAAGaggataattttaataataaggTCCGCTTCGCAGTCGACAATAAGACGACGAGAAACGGCTGAAACTTACCATCAATTAAGACTTCGTACGCCTCAGATATTTCTTTGAATCTCTTGTTCGCTTCTTCCAGGTTTTCAGGGTTTTTGTCTGGATGCCATTTCAATGCCAATTTTCTATATCTGTAAGGCAATGCTTTGTTTAATCAACCGACCAGCGATGCTTCTTTATAGTAGAACTTAAGAAGTCTCTTGACTCCCTCTAACCGAGAATGCTGATCGACTTTTGGATCAGAGCCAGCTGTCTCAACggagttgaaataaaaagccATTCATTCAATCTTTCCCCACCCATCGCATTTACCATTCGTCTAATAAAATAACACCAATGACAAACAAGTGATCACACTTATTTATGATAAGGTAATTCATTTGAACATACATGcatatatctttataataCATATCCTCGTTGAACTTgactttttctttataatttttttaatactaaTTCAAtcttataatagaatattaaacgCAAGTTAAACGTTCGAGTATTCTTGTACATTCTTCTCCGTTGATAACAGGCTGCTCTGTTCTTAGCCATTACTTACGCCTTTTTGATGTCCCCGCTCGTGGCGGTTCGTTGCACTTCTAGGACCTTGTAGTAGTCAACCATCGTTCACAGTGTTCGCACTTGGGTGTTATGACTTAGGCAACCACCTGTCGAGCAATGCAGAGAGACGGTTATAGTAATTAGCAGGCCAACTGGCAGCCATGTAGATGAGACACGAACAAATCAAAAGGGAAAGATACAGCTTTCGTTCCGACAATCCAGTCGCTTTGAACGAAAGGGGCATCTTTAGAAAAGACAGAAACCACATAGGAAAGAAAGCTGgatagtataacgtacgacaGTGGTTTCTAAACTTTCCAAAGATTACGATAATCTGGCCATTATTTTTAGATCTCCCAGTATAAATTTTCACGAAGAAAGAAGACCTATATACTTTCACATTTAGGATAGTTTTTTATGATGTTAAcaaattgaatgaaatattgtttCGACCAGTTAACaagagtcgtaaattcccgttacgatttgAATAATCGATGCCACGAATAggtcgatcccctatttctgTTAAGATAATAGGGGTAGTTGAGGGAGTATAACGCTGATTTTAACacgttgtaatatatatatttccaacaacTACGTACACTTTACTGTTTGATGCACTAGTGCGTATGTCGACTGCCAAACTACGAATGAGGACTGAGACTCTTTTCGTGTTGGCGAATGTGATTTGATGATTGTCTACCTGAGATTTGACCGTTTATTGCTTGTCCGCTCTCacggaggaaagctcggtatGGGTGGGTTTTAGGTACGAAGGTACCTATAGGTTAGCGAAGGACCTATAGGTTATAGGTACCGAAGGTTAGGTTATAACCCTGGTTAATGAATGAGAATAGGTAAAGGAAGCCTTCTGTCAACGTGGCTTATGGATAACATTGTTCACGGGAAAAACCCCGCTTTTACCGTTAGGTAAATACCcactttctccgtaatttgtaagagcgaacaataaaaatataaaaatataaatataaatcacgCGACATAACAAATACAATTTATCTAACGAGAAAATAAAGATGGAAAAACGTCATGAAGCAGCTGTTATCTATTAGAtgataattgaattataattgGTAGATTAGTTGCAGAGACGGTCCTCGTGGAATTGACGTTGGAAATGATTTCCAGTGGTACTCTCTTCAAAGGAACTTCCGACCACCTGTTGCCCATGAAGGCGTCTCAAAAGCGTTCAATCAACACGACGTGCTTTGTACAGTGAAAAGAGCGCTCGAGTTAATTCGTGGTCTGATTAAAAGCCGGCAAAAGTGACGGATCTCCGAGGCAGCAGGGGAGGACTCGACTATTTCTTTGATGTTCTATTTCATCTTGTGGCTCGTTAATTTCCCAAGGATCGAAGCaaagaggaaaaatagaaattctacAGCGAGGTAAAATCGAGATCGGTCCAAGAATCGTTGGAATGCACTCCATTGAATGGCGACAGGCTGAGCGGCGGCAAAAAATACGCGGCGGACTTCTAAAATAGTTCCCACGTACTATGTAGTATTCCAGTGAACGCGCGAATATATTCCACCAAGTTAATTTTGCGTGCCATCTTCGAAATAGTCGGCCAGCCTTATATAAATGGCTCCTTTTGCGTCATGGAAAACAAAATTCGCCTATCCACCCAGTTAGTTGCATGTCTCTCTCTTATCTCAAAAGGATGATCATtacgtttaaaaaatgaacTCGTGAAGCGTAAGCCTGCATCAGCTCAAAACTTCAACTTACACACATGCTTCTTCCTTCGCGTCGCACATCTTTCATCACTATTGAACCATACTGAGACTCGTTTCACGTGGACCGATCATCCTCAATAGCGATcgactttgaattttaaatagagCTGCGGTGACAATAGCGGAAGTGATTAAATTGGTACACAAGAGTTCACACAGGAAGCGAGAATGGAGCGCGTGAGAGAGTGCCCGGTGGAAAACTGAGGGCTCAAAGTCAAAGACTGGACTAACGAAAACGCTAAAGTTAGCCGAGACGTGTATCGAAAATAGTTGGAAACACGGAGGTGGAGGTCATTACGTTATCCCGCTTCACGGCTCTTCTACGTCCCTCCCACCACCTGGTGGACAAGAAAAAGCAGCCTGCTTGCATTCTGCTCGTTCTATTGCTTCGATCAGCCAACAGGGCTATAGAATACATTGAATCACGTACACCAAAACAATCCATTGATCTCAACAtctaaaaaatgatatatagAGATCCTCGAGTGAAAATCTTTCATTCTGCAAACGGATTTCTGGGAGGACCAAGTTTGGAAACGGAGCATCTTACGTTTCTAAATGATCGGTTTAAAGAACTACGCAAGAGAAACTGTTCGTTAAAGGTGTATGACTTCAGAAACTAGTTTTTCTGAATCAATGTGCTATGTTCGAGATTCTCGATTCCAATCGATTCCTGGTGATTCTAGCTGGAGTTCTCGTGTGAAATCGTTGGAGTGTGTTAGTAGGTGAGCAGGAATTCTCTCTGCGCGCCAGGTGGACCGCGTTTCATGTCCATACGCGATCGTCGACGCCACCTCCGCGATCAGGTCGAGGACGTTAGTCCGAGGCAATGCTATACAGGTCGTTTCCTATCTTTTCATCCTCGTAAATCTTCGACgttctatataaaaattagacaAATATCGTCGATACGTTTACGCTcgagaaatatacaaatttcgtCGATGCGAGGAAATCGTCGGCttcgattattaatattgGCGAACGCCGCGGGTGAGAAGAGAGTCTTGCCAGTCCACGAATTAGGAAGCATCCTGTAGCTTATAATAAATCTGCAGTGATCACGGGAGGATCGCGAAATCCATGACTCACGCCAGTTTCGGTAGTGATTTTGGCCTGCCTA
Proteins encoded in this region:
- the Acbp1 gene encoding acyl-CoA binding protein 1 — translated: MSLDERFNKAAEEVKELRAPASDADLLELYSLYKQATVGDCNTTRPGMLDFRGKAKWDAWDKRKGMSQDAAKEQYIQKVEELISVIGKK
- the LOC139994601 gene encoding dnaJ homolog subfamily B member 6-B isoform X3 → MVDYYKVLEVQRTATSGDIKKAYRKLALKWHPDKNPENLEEANKRFKEISEAYEVLIDEKKRRVYDQYGKEGLQMPGGKRRHKDDFDPHFTGTFMFRDPEEVFKEFFGGTSFEDLFSDLTEVGVRLGPNRHSHPSSNSISTSFFGPLGVSHFGFSPFNNLFEGSSGNFTSFNAFTSFGGASGGGAVKRTSTSTRFINGKKITTKKVFENGKETIMSYENDVLKSKTVNGVPQSITFDESSTSRQLTDNASDISMAGQNSRTVHGDHQKASRIKTHHHPLLTKKHDKSKRK
- the LOC139994601 gene encoding dnaJ homolog subfamily B member 6-B isoform X1, whose amino-acid sequence is MVDYYKVLEVQRTATSGDIKKAYRKLALKWHPDKNPENLEEANKRFKEISEAYEVLIDDAKRRTYDQRLYQKASSRPGRGFTYRSFFDSPFQRYFEKKRRVYDQYGKEGLQMPGGKRRHKDDFDPHFTGTFMFRDPEEVFKEFFGGTSFEDLFSDLTEVGVRLGPNRHSHPSSNSISTSFFGPLGVSHFGFSPFNNLFEGSSGNFTSFNAFTSFGGASGGGAVKRTSTSTRFINGKKITTKKVFENGKETIMSYENDVLKSKTVNGVPQSITFDESSTSRQLTDNASDISMAGQNSRTVHGDHQKASRIKTHHHPLLTKKHDKSKRK
- the LOC139994601 gene encoding dnaJ homolog subfamily B member 6 isoform X2, which produces MVDYYKVLEVQRTATSGDIKKAYRKLALKWHPDKNPENLEEANKRFKEISEAYEVLIDDAKRRTYDQRLYQKASSRPGRGFTYRSFFDSPFQRYFEKKRRVYDQYGKEGLQMPGGKRRHKDDFDPHFTGTFMFRDPEEVFKEFFGGTSFEDLFSDLTEVGVRLGPNRHSHPSSSSGNFTSFNAFTSFGGASGGGAVKRTSTSTRFINGKKITTKKVFENGKETIMSYENDVLKSKTVNGVPQSITFDESSTSRQLTDNASDISMAGQNSRTVHGDHQKASRIKTHHHPLLTKKHDKSKRK